One Bacteroidota bacterium genomic window carries:
- a CDS encoding toxin-antitoxin system YwqK family antitoxin, whose protein sequence is MKNIFLFISVLIVSFQTARGNAPLVVDSANKTDAAGLKQGHWVVANSDGRLEGCPADKKVEEGNFVDGKKTGLWVQYYCNGKVKNELTFSNNQPNGYAKFYYTNGKISEEGLWQNNVWIGGYKYYYENGQIAYEFNYNAQGKREGPQKYYHENGKVKIEGNWLEGQETGLLKEYYDDGSPKSEKTFNNGRLDTNNVKIFVEKKVEVKKEEVKVEEVKQEVVKEALPVGYLKDGFNKTYNSKGKVVTEGNYKNSVQIDGKKYEYEGDKLVKTSFLKEGKIVDVKTEK, encoded by the coding sequence ATGAAAAATATTTTTCTTTTTATCAGTGTACTTATAGTGAGCTTTCAAACTGCTCGAGGAAATGCTCCTTTAGTAGTTGACTCGGCCAATAAAACAGATGCTGCCGGTTTAAAACAAGGGCATTGGGTAGTAGCCAATTCTGATGGTCGACTCGAAGGTTGTCCGGCCGATAAAAAAGTAGAAGAAGGAAATTTTGTTGACGGTAAAAAAACAGGACTTTGGGTACAATATTATTGTAATGGAAAAGTAAAAAATGAACTTACTTTTTCGAACAATCAGCCCAATGGTTATGCAAAATTTTACTACACCAATGGTAAAATTTCTGAAGAAGGTTTGTGGCAAAATAATGTATGGATTGGTGGATATAAATACTATTACGAAAACGGACAAATAGCTTATGAATTTAATTACAATGCTCAAGGTAAGCGAGAAGGTCCGCAGAAATATTACCACGAAAACGGAAAGGTTAAAATTGAAGGAAATTGGCTCGAGGGGCAAGAAACTGGCCTTTTAAAAGAGTACTACGATGATGGAAGTCCAAAGTCTGAAAAAACGTTTAACAATGGCCGACTTGATACCAATAATGTAAAAATCTTTGTTGAGAAAAAAGTAGAAGTTAAAAAAGAAGAAGTAAAGGTTGAGGAAGTAAAGCAAGAGGTTGTGAAAGAAGCACTGCCTGTGGGATATCTAAAAGATGGGTTTAATAAAACCTACAACTCGAAAGGTAAGGTTGTTACTGAAGGGAATTATAAAAATAGCGTTCAAATCGATGGTAAAAAATACGAATACGAAGGCGATAAGTTAGTTAAGACCTCATTTTTGAAAGAAGGTAAAATTGTAGATGTAAAAACTGAAAAATAA
- a CDS encoding M28 family peptidase, which yields MKRKVLYIVGSLGLLYACSNPTPETQNTLPDAPVQEVQKVKAPDFNADSAFSFLKKQVDFGPRVPGTKAHANCAEFFQRKLKSYQLEVVLQEAPVSTFDGNKFTLKNIIGAYRPELKKRILLTAHWDSRPFADGDVMNIGKPIDGANDGASGAAVLLEIARLLTLHQPTIGVDFLLNDLEDYGEPDGGMVLQRKEDTWCLGTQYWAKNKSSDYQPKFGILLDMVGGKNPTFPKEGTSLSYAPEIVEKVWNVAANLGYANYFISEQTGQTTDDHLYINSLAKIPCIDIVHMNPITGTYPDFHHTHNDNLNGIDKNTLKIVGQTVLQVLYEEQ from the coding sequence GTGAAAAGAAAAGTACTTTATATTGTTGGTTCGTTAGGATTGCTTTACGCATGTTCAAATCCTACTCCTGAGACCCAAAACACTTTACCCGATGCACCTGTTCAAGAGGTTCAAAAAGTAAAAGCTCCTGATTTTAATGCCGATAGTGCTTTTAGTTTCCTGAAAAAACAAGTTGATTTTGGACCACGGGTTCCGGGAACTAAAGCACACGCAAACTGTGCTGAATTTTTTCAACGCAAACTTAAAAGCTATCAACTCGAAGTAGTACTTCAAGAAGCTCCGGTTAGCACTTTTGATGGAAATAAATTTACTTTAAAAAATATCATTGGAGCTTACCGCCCTGAATTAAAAAAAAGAATTTTACTCACTGCTCATTGGGATTCTCGACCATTTGCCGATGGAGATGTAATGAATATTGGAAAACCTATTGACGGTGCAAATGATGGAGCAAGTGGTGCAGCTGTTTTACTAGAAATTGCCCGCTTACTTACCCTGCATCAACCAACTATTGGAGTTGATTTTTTATTGAATGATTTAGAAGATTATGGAGAACCTGATGGAGGTATGGTGCTGCAACGCAAAGAAGATACATGGTGCTTGGGAACACAATATTGGGCGAAAAACAAGTCCTCCGATTATCAACCAAAATTTGGAATATTACTCGATATGGTAGGTGGCAAAAACCCTACTTTTCCCAAAGAAGGAACATCTCTTTCCTATGCTCCCGAAATTGTAGAAAAGGTTTGGAATGTAGCCGCAAACTTAGGCTATGCAAATTATTTTATATCCGAGCAAACCGGTCAAACTACCGACGATCATTTATACATCAACAGCCTGGCAAAAATTCCTTGTATCGACATTGTTCACATGAACCCCATAACAGGCACCTATCCAGATTTTCATCACACCCACAACGACAATTTGAACGGCATAGATAAAAACACGCTGAAAATAGTTGGTCAAACAGTTTTACAAGTACTCTATGAAGAGCAATAA
- a CDS encoding B12-binding domain-containing radical SAM protein, whose amino-acid sequence MQNTILFSHSYFLQFDPKQYKLGQPYAPLATITAAAFMREKGYSVDLLDVQFANSAEELFPFLRKQTPRFFVMYDDGFNYLTKMCLTNMRDAAFKLAQYAKSCGSTVIFSSSDATDRVELYLENGADYILIGEGEQTLAELIENLTANKEISSIAGLAFKLQGVIKHTGARSVMRDLDLLPIPAWDLVNIVEYKMHWLQQYGYFSLNMSTTRGCPFKCNWCAKPIYGNRYNSRSVKHVIAELKYLNQIFDFDHIWFCDDIFGLKPGWVEEFAKAVANEKLTFKFKIQTRVDLLLEENTIELLAAAGCETAWVGAESGSQKILDAMDKGTQVSQIYEATRLLKKHGIKPAFFLQFGYPGETMQDIQLTIQMLNDLLPDDIGISVSYPLPGTKFFEQVKSELKTKTNWSDSDELAMLFKNTYPPKFYKELQRFVHRNYRTKQGISELVSLFTQPQKISLQKMRRIAALPIYYAGKKLFEYRMKSYQQQIV is encoded by the coding sequence ATGCAAAACACCATTTTATTTTCGCATTCCTACTTCCTTCAATTCGACCCCAAGCAATATAAACTTGGACAACCCTATGCGCCGTTGGCAACAATTACAGCAGCTGCATTTATGCGAGAAAAGGGATATTCTGTTGATTTATTGGATGTGCAATTTGCAAACTCTGCCGAAGAACTTTTTCCATTTCTAAGAAAACAAACACCGCGCTTTTTTGTGATGTACGATGATGGGTTTAACTACCTCACCAAAATGTGTCTTACAAATATGCGTGATGCAGCTTTTAAACTCGCCCAATATGCTAAAAGCTGCGGTAGTACTGTGATTTTTTCAAGTTCTGATGCAACAGACCGAGTTGAACTTTACTTAGAGAATGGAGCCGATTATATACTAATTGGTGAAGGAGAACAAACTTTAGCAGAATTAATAGAAAACCTTACTGCCAATAAAGAAATAAGTTCAATTGCCGGACTAGCATTTAAGCTGCAAGGTGTGATTAAACATACCGGAGCGCGATCCGTCATGCGCGATCTTGATTTACTTCCTATTCCGGCTTGGGACTTAGTAAATATTGTTGAATATAAAATGCATTGGTTACAACAATATGGGTACTTTTCACTCAACATGAGTACTACGCGCGGCTGCCCGTTTAAATGCAACTGGTGTGCTAAACCCATTTATGGTAATCGCTACAATTCACGCTCTGTAAAACATGTTATTGCTGAATTAAAATACCTTAACCAAATATTCGATTTTGATCATATTTGGTTTTGCGATGATATTTTTGGTTTGAAACCTGGTTGGGTTGAAGAGTTTGCAAAAGCGGTTGCGAATGAAAAACTTACATTCAAATTTAAAATACAGACCCGCGTTGATTTGTTGCTCGAAGAAAACACCATTGAATTACTTGCAGCTGCAGGTTGTGAAACAGCATGGGTTGGTGCCGAAAGTGGTTCACAGAAAATATTGGATGCTATGGACAAGGGCACTCAGGTTTCTCAAATTTATGAAGCTACACGATTGCTCAAAAAACATGGAATTAAACCTGCTTTTTTTCTCCAATTTGGATATCCGGGTGAAACCATGCAAGATATTCAACTCACTATTCAAATGCTCAACGATTTGCTTCCGGATGATATTGGAATTTCCGTTTCTTATCCTTTACCGGGTACAAAATTTTTTGAACAAGTAAAAAGCGAACTGAAAACAAAAACTAACTGGTCCGACTCAGACGAGTTGGCTATGCTTTTTAAAAACACCTATCCTCCCAAATTTTATAAAGAATTACAACGCTTTGTTCATCGTAATTATCGCACAAAACAAGGGATTTCAGAATTGGTAAGTTTATTTACTCAACCACAAAAAATTTCCTTGCAAAAAATGCGCAGAATTGCAGCCTTACCGATTTATTACGCCGGGAAAAAACTATTTGAATACCGCATGAAATCCTATCAACAACAAATCGTTTAA
- a CDS encoding dCMP deaminase family protein, producing the protein MIQSVKPSFDDIYMELATNLSLKSHCVKAKVGAVLTKDTRIISLGYNGPPAGTHNCDEVWPSEGCPRDSKGSCSLALHAEQNAILYAAKNNVSIEGSTLYVTLSPCISCARVIYTIGIKKIIYLDSYAEYKKLDVDEGVEFLKKFGVQVERYSRK; encoded by the coding sequence ATGATTCAATCAGTAAAACCCAGCTTTGACGATATATACATGGAACTTGCGACTAACCTGTCGCTCAAATCACATTGCGTAAAAGCGAAGGTGGGTGCCGTGTTAACAAAAGATACACGCATAATTTCTCTTGGATATAACGGCCCTCCGGCCGGAACACACAATTGCGACGAAGTTTGGCCAAGCGAAGGTTGTCCGCGCGATAGCAAAGGAAGTTGTTCGCTTGCGTTACATGCCGAACAAAATGCAATTCTATATGCAGCTAAAAACAATGTTTCCATTGAAGGTTCAACACTTTATGTAACACTCTCACCCTGCATTTCTTGTGCTCGTGTAATTTACACTATCGGAATAAAAAAGATAATTTACCTTGATTCCTATGCCGAGTATAAAAAACTGGATGTGGATGAAGGTGTTGAATTTCTTAAAAAATTTGGCGTACAAGTGGAACGATATTCTCGAAAGTAG
- a CDS encoding outer membrane beta-barrel protein encodes MKRFFLLLICLLSASLLSAQPKDAKTKEFGLMLGVSGYAGELNPYNQFSKLMQPAGGLVFRRAINRRYALKSSLLYGSIKGSDALSNNAFQKNRNLNFKSILLEVSGQLEFNFIAYEIGNPDFPWSPYIFCGLSGFYFNPKGNQDGAWRELRPLSTEGQGVIPGKKTYPRTQISFPFGLGLKANLGDNFAFSIEMGLRRTFTDYLDDVSTVYPDQTLLAGTKGEVATLYSDPSLQTDVNNNLRQRGNSQNKDWYSFSGIMITYYLRKKPPECPAYLY; translated from the coding sequence ATGAAACGTTTTTTCTTATTGCTTATATGCCTGCTTTCGGCAAGCCTTTTATCGGCACAACCCAAGGATGCTAAAACCAAAGAATTTGGCTTGATGCTTGGCGTATCAGGATATGCAGGTGAGTTAAATCCTTATAACCAGTTTAGCAAACTCATGCAACCTGCAGGTGGATTGGTATTTCGTAGAGCTATAAATAGACGTTACGCGCTAAAAAGCTCGTTGCTCTACGGTAGTATAAAAGGTAGCGATGCCCTTTCAAACAATGCTTTTCAAAAAAACAGAAACCTTAATTTTAAGTCCATTTTATTAGAAGTTTCAGGACAGCTCGAATTCAATTTCATCGCTTATGAAATAGGAAATCCTGATTTTCCCTGGAGTCCATATATTTTTTGTGGCCTTTCAGGATTTTACTTCAATCCAAAAGGAAATCAAGACGGAGCGTGGCGCGAACTTAGGCCCTTATCAACCGAAGGTCAAGGTGTTATTCCTGGTAAGAAAACCTATCCACGAACCCAAATCTCTTTTCCTTTCGGACTTGGACTAAAGGCAAACCTGGGAGATAATTTTGCTTTTTCAATTGAGATGGGCTTGCGGCGAACTTTTACTGATTATCTCGATGATGTGAGCACTGTTTATCCCGACCAAACCCTGCTTGCAGGAACAAAAGGTGAGGTTGCCACTCTGTACTCTGATCCTAGTTTACAAACCGATGTAAACAATAATTTAAGACAAAGAGGCAATTCGCAAAACAAAGATTGGTATTCGTTTTCGGGCATTATGATTACCTATTACCTACGAAAAAAACCACCTGAATGTCCTGCATATCTTTATTGA
- a CDS encoding HlyC/CorC family transporter — protein sequence MSSVWIIILISLVCCAFFSGMEIAFLTANKLRIELENKQNYLPARVLSFFVKKPSRFIATCLVGNNISLVIYGLYMALILEPYLHPYIHSHAGLLVIQTIVSTTIVLLTAEFLPKALFRINPNRTLNFFALPFMLIYWIIYPIVLISVNLSEFLLKKLFHVNLDETTFVFGRIDLDNYVRQVTTGTENTEELDHEIQIFQNALDFSGVKVRECMVPRTEIVALEVNDSIETLRAKFVETHLSKILIYEDTIDHLIGYVHSYELFKKPESIRSILLPVIIAPETMTANVILSQLIKQRKSMAVVVDEFGGTSGMLTIEDIMEEIFGEIEDEHDKEESIEKILSETEFIFSARLEIDYLNKEYKLNLPESEDYETLGGFILNWHESIPELNEEIKMEGFTFTILAVNGRMVEQVKLKVTEE from the coding sequence ATGTCGTCCGTCTGGATTATTATTCTTATTTCATTAGTGTGTTGCGCCTTTTTCTCGGGAATGGAAATTGCCTTCCTAACTGCCAATAAACTTCGTATAGAGTTAGAAAACAAACAAAACTATTTGCCCGCTCGTGTTTTGTCTTTCTTCGTTAAAAAACCTTCTCGCTTTATAGCGACCTGCCTGGTTGGAAATAATATTTCACTCGTTATATATGGTTTGTACATGGCGCTTATTCTTGAACCTTATTTACATCCCTATATTCATTCGCATGCAGGCCTATTAGTGATTCAAACCATTGTTTCAACTACCATTGTTTTATTAACCGCAGAATTTTTACCTAAGGCACTCTTTCGCATTAACCCTAACCGTACTTTAAATTTTTTCGCCTTACCGTTTATGTTAATCTATTGGATTATTTATCCAATTGTGCTCATTTCTGTTAATTTATCAGAGTTTTTACTTAAAAAATTGTTTCATGTAAATCTTGATGAAACGACCTTCGTTTTTGGGCGAATTGATTTGGATAATTATGTAAGACAGGTAACCACTGGTACAGAAAATACGGAAGAGCTGGATCATGAAATACAAATATTTCAAAATGCACTTGATTTTTCGGGCGTAAAAGTTCGCGAATGCATGGTCCCCAGAACCGAAATAGTTGCGCTGGAAGTAAATGATTCAATTGAAACATTGCGCGCAAAATTTGTTGAAACACACCTTTCAAAAATTTTGATTTATGAAGATACCATTGATCACCTCATTGGCTATGTTCATTCCTACGAATTATTTAAAAAACCAGAAAGTATCCGGTCAATACTATTGCCGGTAATTATTGCACCAGAAACCATGACTGCTAATGTAATTTTATCACAGCTCATAAAACAACGAAAAAGCATGGCAGTGGTGGTAGATGAGTTCGGTGGTACATCTGGTATGCTCACCATTGAAGACATTATGGAAGAAATTTTTGGTGAAATTGAGGATGAGCACGATAAGGAAGAATCTATTGAAAAGATACTTTCAGAAACTGAATTTATTTTTTCGGCGAGGTTAGAAATTGATTACCTCAACAAAGAATACAAATTAAATTTGCCTGAAAGTGAGGATTATGAAACCTTGGGAGGTTTTATTTTGAATTGGCACGAAAGTATACCTGAACTAAATGAGGAGATAAAAATGGAAGGTTTTACTTTTACTATACTTGCCGTAAACGGGCGAATGGTAGAACAGGTAAAATTAAAAGTTACCGAAGAATAA
- a CDS encoding isoprenyl transferase, protein MNNQNKLVADKLPKHIAIIMDGNGRWAKKQGEDRVFGHQNGVVAVKDTVEAAAEIGINYLTLYAFSTENWNRPQQEVDALMQLLISTIGKETATLNKNNIRLQAIGDLKSLPGDCHAELMEAIASTAQNTRMTLVLALSYSSKWEITNAMKQIAAQIEAQKIKASDVNESLIESMLCTTDIPDPELLIRTSGEHRVSNFLLWQIAYTEFYFTDKLWPDFRKQDLIDAILDFQNRERRFGKTSEQLSTH, encoded by the coding sequence ATGAATAATCAAAATAAATTAGTTGCCGACAAACTACCAAAACACATTGCCATTATTATGGATGGGAATGGTCGTTGGGCAAAAAAACAGGGAGAAGATCGTGTTTTTGGTCATCAAAATGGAGTTGTAGCGGTTAAAGATACGGTTGAGGCTGCTGCTGAAATTGGTATCAACTATCTAACATTGTATGCTTTTAGTACTGAAAATTGGAATCGCCCACAACAAGAGGTTGACGCATTAATGCAACTTCTAATTAGTACCATTGGAAAAGAAACAGCAACACTCAATAAAAACAATATTCGCTTACAGGCAATTGGTGATTTAAAAAGCCTACCTGGCGATTGTCATGCCGAATTAATGGAAGCAATTGCCTCAACTGCCCAAAATACCCGAATGACTTTGGTTTTAGCATTAAGTTATAGTTCTAAATGGGAAATAACAAATGCTATGAAACAAATTGCAGCACAAATTGAAGCACAAAAAATTAAAGCCTCGGATGTAAATGAGTCACTCATTGAATCGATGCTTTGTACTACCGACATACCCGATCCCGAATTATTAATTAGAACCAGTGGCGAACACCGTGTAAGTAATTTTTTGCTTTGGCAAATCGCTTATACCGAATTTTATTTCACGGATAAACTTTGGCCCGACTTCCGTAAACAAGATCTGATTGACGCTATCCTTGATTTCCAAAATCGAGAACGAAGATTTGGTAAAACTAGCGAACAATTATCTACTCATTAA
- a CDS encoding OmpA family protein, with the protein MNNRIRIALLVSSYLFILSGVFAQIAVKKATKLYAKMAYDKAIPKYLAVLKKDSMNVEFSSKLADCYRFTHNPEQAERWYSKSVKAGKAKPIDIFHYAQALMSNGKYAEARKWLETYKLVEPQDTRAESLIKSIDNINGYLEDSQNFKIDKLNINTLASDFGAVQFKDGIIFVTSRDRNQPLSRTNSATGEKFFALYFAKGKEDTFTDAKIFEKSIQTIYNDGPLCFNTAQDEMYVTTNNIEEGKTRKSKEGNINLKIYRYKFIENEWVFSNGFQANNDQYNVAHASLSADGNQLFFASDMPDGYGGMDIYSCTKKDNTWETPVNLGNKINTPSNELFPFIKSDGTLYFTSAGHEGLGGLDIYSSQEKNGIWGYAKNLMAPINSKNDDFALVFNPGNNDGYFSSNRTTSAYMKTSDDNMYHFSVLTPPLVDFTISLKDSVTDTDLTDAEISVTDAEGNVITQKSPKGLFTLKLVPNKTYRINTTVFAYINQQIDWSATRKEPLKVIKLQRSLGIDLEVQAKESFLYPYGIEGLKVTIVKANTNRTEEFISAQNGKVNAVLQPESMYYIIATGKGKTSNKYYVNTTGILEGNKLYKTIYLDNTIDPLSNKNWCLITGTLIDKSANTPLKDVKVTLYEPTTNAKKQEAISDAFGKYMFYNIELNQVYKVLATKEGYFTQSAEISTKSVKDCKGFSQNFQMDKIVLNKAIKIDNIYFDSGKWNIRPDAAKELNKLVKMLKDNPSIVIELSSHTDSQGSAESNLSLSDNRAKASAQYIIDNGIDSKRVSGKGYGETQPLNKCIDGVTCTETEYQVNRRTEFKVVGNLN; encoded by the coding sequence ATGAATAACCGAATACGTATAGCTCTTTTAGTAAGTAGTTACCTTTTCATTTTATCTGGAGTTTTTGCACAAATTGCTGTAAAAAAAGCAACTAAACTATATGCTAAAATGGCCTACGATAAAGCCATTCCAAAATATTTGGCAGTACTCAAGAAAGACTCTATGAATGTGGAATTTAGCAGTAAGTTAGCCGACTGTTACCGTTTTACCCATAATCCGGAACAAGCAGAACGCTGGTACAGCAAATCAGTAAAAGCAGGTAAAGCCAAACCCATTGATATTTTTCATTATGCTCAGGCCTTAATGAGCAATGGTAAATACGCCGAAGCACGCAAATGGTTGGAGACCTATAAACTTGTTGAACCGCAGGATACACGAGCTGAAAGCTTAATTAAATCAATTGATAACATTAATGGATACTTAGAAGATTCACAAAATTTTAAAATTGATAAACTAAACATCAACACGCTTGCTTCCGATTTTGGAGCTGTTCAGTTTAAAGATGGGATAATTTTTGTTACTTCTCGCGACCGCAATCAACCGCTTAGCAGGACTAACAGCGCTACCGGTGAAAAGTTTTTTGCCTTGTATTTTGCCAAAGGAAAAGAAGACACTTTTACAGATGCTAAAATTTTTGAAAAGTCAATACAAACTATCTACAACGATGGCCCCCTATGCTTTAATACTGCTCAAGATGAAATGTATGTTACCACCAATAATATTGAAGAAGGTAAAACCAGAAAAAGCAAAGAGGGTAATATCAATTTGAAAATTTACAGATATAAATTTATTGAAAACGAATGGGTTTTTAGTAACGGTTTTCAGGCTAATAATGATCAATATAATGTAGCACACGCTTCTTTAAGTGCGGATGGAAACCAACTTTTTTTTGCCAGCGATATGCCCGATGGTTACGGAGGTATGGACATCTATAGTTGTACTAAAAAGGACAACACCTGGGAAACACCGGTAAACCTTGGTAACAAAATCAATACTCCCAGTAATGAATTATTCCCATTTATTAAATCAGATGGAACACTTTATTTTACATCAGCGGGGCATGAAGGTTTGGGAGGGTTGGACATCTACTCGTCACAAGAAAAAAATGGAATCTGGGGCTATGCGAAAAATTTGATGGCTCCAATCAACAGTAAGAATGATGATTTTGCCCTAGTTTTTAATCCGGGTAACAACGACGGTTATTTTAGCTCTAATCGTACAACCAGTGCCTATATGAAAACCAGCGACGACAACATGTATCACTTTAGTGTTTTAACCCCTCCACTTGTTGATTTTACCATAAGTTTAAAAGATAGTGTCACCGATACGGACTTAACAGATGCAGAAATTTCTGTTACTGATGCTGAAGGAAATGTTATCACCCAAAAATCTCCTAAGGGCTTGTTCACTTTAAAACTTGTACCCAATAAAACTTACCGAATTAATACCACAGTTTTTGCTTACATCAATCAACAAATAGATTGGTCTGCGACTAGAAAAGAACCCCTTAAAGTGATTAAATTGCAACGCTCTCTTGGTATTGATTTAGAAGTACAGGCAAAAGAAAGTTTCCTTTATCCGTATGGTATTGAAGGTTTAAAGGTAACTATTGTTAAGGCCAATACTAACCGAACAGAAGAGTTCATTTCGGCACAAAATGGAAAAGTAAACGCGGTTTTACAACCTGAATCAATGTACTATATTATTGCTACCGGGAAGGGCAAAACCTCAAACAAATATTATGTAAATACAACCGGAATTCTGGAAGGAAATAAACTCTACAAAACCATTTACCTCGATAATACAATAGACCCATTAAGCAATAAAAATTGGTGCCTGATTACTGGAACACTTATCGATAAATCAGCAAATACGCCACTTAAAGATGTAAAAGTTACACTTTATGAACCAACCACGAATGCCAAAAAACAAGAAGCTATTTCAGATGCTTTCGGGAAATATATGTTTTACAATATTGAATTGAATCAAGTGTATAAAGTATTAGCAACTAAGGAAGGATACTTTACCCAAAGTGCTGAAATTTCAACTAAGTCAGTTAAAGATTGTAAAGGATTTAGTCAGAATTTTCAAATGGATAAAATTGTACTGAACAAGGCTATTAAAATTGACAACATTTATTTTGATAGCGGTAAATGGAACATACGACCTGATGCGGCTAAAGAACTAAACAAGTTAGTAAAAATGCTGAAAGACAATCCATCTATTGTAATTGAATTAAGCTCGCATACAGACTCTCAGGGTAGTGCCGAAAGCAATTTATCCCTGTCAGATAACCGTGCGAAAGCATCTGCTCAATATATTATCGATAATGGAATTGATAGCAAACGTGTAAGCGGCAAAGGATATGGAGAAACACAACCCTTGAATAAATGTATCGATGGTGTAACTTGTACCGAAACCGAATATCAGGTGAATCGTAGAACAGAATTCAAAGTTGTCGGAAATTTAAATTAA